GAGCAGATCCAGGTCAAACAGCGGGACGCAGCCACGAACTGGATCTGGGGAGCATTCAAGATGCCGGCTCGCATCTTTCACCGGCTTGCCACGCTCTGGCGCGAACGGGACGGCTGTGACGAATATTTTGGAACACTGGTCAATGCCTATCTTGCCGCCGGAGGTGAAGCCTGGGGCGCCAAGGCGGGGTCGGCCTACGTCGATGTCGGGACATTCAATGGCTACCGAACGGCGCTCCGGCTGCTCGAAAATAACGACGCCTCGGACGAAGGCGCGCCGATATTCATGCCGTCGAGCCGCTCGCAAGTACCATCCTTGCCAGGCGAAGGAGGCTGATCATGCCGCATTCCGACGCGGAGATACGTCGTCGCATCGATGCGCTAGGCCCCTGGTTCCACAACATGGAGCTGGCGGGCGTGCAAACAGCGCCCGACCATTTCCTGGGCAACTATCCGTTGATCAAATGGCAGAAGTTCGCGGACGCGATCCCGGCGGATCTCTCGGGCAAGTCCGTGCTCGATATCGGCTGCAATGCCGGCTTCTATTCGATCGAAATGAAGAGACGAGGCGCCGATCGCGTGCTCGGGATCGATTTCGACCCGGCTTATCTGACGCAGGCGCGCTTCGCCGCCGAAATCGCGGATTGCGACATCGAATTCCGTGAGCTGTCGGTCTACGATGTCGCCGCTCTCGGCGAGAGTTTCGATATCGTACTATTCATGGGCGTCTT
The window above is part of the Mesorhizobium sp. WSM4904 genome. Proteins encoded here:
- a CDS encoding TIGR04290 family methyltransferase, giving the protein MPHSDAEIRRRIDALGPWFHNMELAGVQTAPDHFLGNYPLIKWQKFADAIPADLSGKSVLDIGCNAGFYSIEMKRRGADRVLGIDFDPAYLTQARFAAEIADCDIEFRELSVYDVAALGESFDIVLFMGVFYHLRHPLLALDLIRQHVAPDLMIFQSMQRGSGEVPALEQNYHFWTHELFDRPEFPKLHFVEHRYADDPTNWWIPNRGCIEAMLRSAGFEILLHPEDEVYFCRASGEPAGGGAVYPAKGRNDD